Proteins encoded by one window of Bacteroidia bacterium:
- a CDS encoding fasciclin domain-containing protein, which translates to MNTKLLMGVMFAASVAFSCNPPAAENQQAATTEETQAGGQEAVIDDDSQKDIVKIAVGSADHSTLVAALKQADYVTSLSNAGPFTVFAPTNEAFNKLPAGTVDDLMKPENKAKLQDILEYHVSLGVFKPEMLTDGQTINQANLKNITISNKDNKIMVNNQANIIATIPAANGVIHVIDAVLLPPDK; encoded by the coding sequence ATGAACACAAAATTATTAATGGGAGTAATGTTTGCTGCATCAGTAGCATTTAGCTGTAATCCTCCCGCAGCAGAAAACCAACAAGCAGCCACCACTGAAGAAACTCAAGCAGGCGGACAAGAAGCTGTTATAGACGATGATTCGCAAAAAGATATTGTTAAAATTGCAGTAGGCTCAGCTGACCATTCAACTTTGGTAGCCGCACTAAAGCAAGCCGACTATGTAACATCTCTTTCAAATGCCGGTCCATTTACTGTTTTTGCACCAACCAATGAAGCGTTTAATAAGTTACCTGCAGGAACGGTAGATGATTTAATGAAGCCCGAAAATAAAGCCAAGCTTCAGGATATTCTTGAATATCATGTCTCGCTGGGTGTTTTTAAACCGGAAATGCTTACAGATGGCCAGACAATCAATCAGGCAAATTTGAAAAACATTACAATTTCGAACAAGGACAATAAAATTATGGTTAACAATCAGGCAAATATCATTGCTACCATTCCTGCAGCAAATGGAGTGATACATGTTATAGATGCAGTTTTATTGCCACCCGATAAATAA
- the nosZ gene encoding Sec-dependent nitrous-oxide reductase, with protein sequence MKQSEIKSVLMASAVAITIAVMPSCKPKNVSTATSGDAAQKAYVAPGKYDEFYNIVSGGFSGQMSIYGLPSGRLFRVIPVFSVDPEKGYGYSEESKAMLNTSHGFVPWDDLHHISLSVTDGVHDGRWAFGNANNTPRIARIDLKTFKTAEIIEIPNSAGNHSSPFITENSEYVVAGTRFSVPMTNGITDVPINTYKENFKGTVSFINIDKESGKMGIAFQILLPGVDFDLSRAGKGKSHGWFFFSCYNSERANTLLEVNASKFDKDFIMAVNWKKAEEYVKAGKGVKKSVSYAHNTFDDKTHTATSTLEKEVIMLDPKDCPDMVYLMPCPKSPHGCDTDPTGEYIVGSGKLAAVIPVFSFTKMQEAINAKNFEGDYDGLPVLKYDAVLHGEVKKPGLGPLHTEFDANGNAYTSFFVSSEIVKWRLSDLSVLDRVPTYYSVGHLCVPGGPTKKPWGKYVIAYNKITKDRYLPTGPELTQSAQLYDISGDKMKLILDFPTIGEPHYAEAVPAELLSKNSTKIYKIEDNHHPYVTKGEKEAKVERKGNEVHVYMSSIRSHFVPDNIEGVKLGDVVYFHVTNLEQDWDVPHGFAVKGANNAELLIMPGETSTLMWKPDRVGVFPFYCTDFCSALHQEMQGYIRISPANSNVPLTFSTGTNQPPIN encoded by the coding sequence ATGAAACAATCGGAAATTAAAAGTGTATTAATGGCATCGGCAGTTGCAATAACTATTGCAGTAATGCCGTCATGCAAGCCAAAAAATGTGAGCACAGCCACTTCGGGTGATGCTGCACAAAAGGCCTATGTTGCCCCTGGAAAGTATGATGAGTTTTACAACATCGTATCAGGAGGTTTTAGTGGTCAAATGAGTATTTATGGATTACCTTCAGGAAGGCTGTTTAGGGTAATTCCTGTATTTTCTGTAGATCCTGAAAAAGGATATGGCTACAGCGAAGAATCCAAAGCTATGCTCAACACTTCTCATGGATTTGTTCCTTGGGATGATTTGCACCACATTTCTTTATCAGTGACAGATGGTGTTCATGATGGTCGCTGGGCTTTTGGAAATGCAAACAACACTCCGCGTATTGCACGTATTGACCTGAAAACGTTTAAGACAGCAGAAATCATTGAAATTCCTAATAGTGCAGGAAATCACTCTTCGCCATTTATTACTGAAAATTCAGAGTATGTGGTTGCCGGTACCCGTTTCAGTGTACCTATGACTAATGGAATTACAGACGTTCCTATTAATACCTATAAGGAGAATTTCAAAGGTACTGTAAGCTTTATCAATATAGATAAAGAGTCCGGAAAAATGGGAATTGCATTTCAGATATTGTTACCCGGTGTTGACTTTGACTTGTCTCGAGCAGGTAAAGGTAAATCACATGGTTGGTTCTTCTTCAGTTGTTACAATTCTGAAAGAGCAAACACGCTACTTGAAGTTAATGCCTCGAAGTTTGACAAAGACTTTATTATGGCCGTTAACTGGAAAAAAGCCGAAGAGTATGTTAAAGCCGGAAAAGGCGTAAAAAAGAGTGTTTCATACGCTCACAATACCTTTGATGATAAAACACACACAGCTACTTCAACTCTTGAAAAAGAGGTTATCATGCTCGATCCGAAAGATTGTCCTGATATGGTTTATCTGATGCCTTGTCCAAAATCACCACACGGTTGTGATACTGATCCAACAGGTGAATATATTGTTGGTAGCGGTAAATTGGCTGCAGTAATTCCTGTGTTCTCATTTACAAAAATGCAAGAGGCAATAAATGCTAAAAACTTTGAAGGGGATTATGATGGCTTACCTGTTTTAAAATATGATGCCGTATTACATGGTGAAGTTAAAAAACCTGGTCTTGGACCATTACACACAGAGTTTGATGCAAATGGCAATGCTTATACTTCATTCTTTGTATCGTCAGAGATTGTAAAATGGCGTTTGAGCGATTTATCAGTACTTGACCGTGTGCCTACTTATTATTCTGTTGGTCACTTATGTGTTCCCGGTGGTCCTACTAAAAAGCCATGGGGTAAATATGTAATTGCTTATAATAAAATTACAAAAGACCGTTATCTGCCAACAGGTCCGGAGTTGACACAAAGCGCGCAGCTTTATGATATAAGTGGCGATAAAATGAAACTTATATTAGACTTTCCAACAATTGGTGAGCCACACTATGCAGAAGCTGTTCCTGCAGAGTTGCTATCTAAAAATTCTACAAAAATTTATAAGATTGAAGATAATCACCACCCTTATGTAACCAAAGGCGAAAAAGAAGCAAAGGTTGAAAGAAAAGGAAACGAAGTGCATGTTTATATGTCTTCTATCCGTTCACACTTTGTTCCTGATAATATTGAAGGTGTGAAATTAGGTGATGTGGTTTATTTCCACGTAACTAACTTAGAGCAAGACTGGGATGTGCCACACGGCTTCGCTGTAAAAGGGGCTAATAATGCTGAGTTACTAATCATGCCCGGTGAAACATCTACCTTAATGTGGAAACCGGACAGAGTGGGCGTATTTCCATTCTACTGTACTGACTTCTGCTCTGCATTACATCAGGAAATGCAAGGTTATATCAGAATCAGTCCAGCTAATTCAAATGTTCCATTGACTTTTAGTACAGGAACAAATCAACCCCCAATCAACTAA
- a CDS encoding cytochrome c, whose amino-acid sequence MKSIQKHLINLMIAGMGITLFAACGGSATKEEKAAESKDMKQYYEEEKQKEDTKVADDGKGFGKFTDVKVDPKLDKQMADAGKTVYDVKCSACHKLTDEKLVGPGWKGVTGKRSAEWIMNFSTNPDEMLDKDAVAKGLLEECLVRMPNQGLSDDDARHIYEYMRENDGVK is encoded by the coding sequence ATGAAATCAATTCAAAAACACTTAATCAATTTAATGATTGCCGGAATGGGCATTACCCTGTTTGCTGCCTGTGGCGGGTCTGCAACTAAAGAAGAAAAAGCTGCTGAATCTAAAGATATGAAACAGTATTACGAAGAAGAAAAACAAAAAGAAGATACTAAGGTGGCAGATGATGGAAAAGGTTTTGGCAAGTTTACTGATGTAAAAGTTGATCCAAAACTTGACAAACAAATGGCTGATGCAGGTAAGACAGTTTATGATGTAAAATGTTCTGCTTGTCATAAACTTACTGATGAGAAATTAGTAGGACCGGGATGGAAAGGTGTTACAGGTAAGAGGTCTGCAGAGTGGATTATGAACTTTTCGACCAATCCTGATGAAATGTTAGATAAAGATGCCGTTGCTAAAGGTTTGTTGGAAGAGTGCTTGGTGCGTATGCCAAATCAAGGGCTAAGTGATGATGATGCACGTCATATCTATGAGTATATGCGTGAAAACGATGGTGTTAAATAA
- a CDS encoding M20/M25/M40 family metallo-hydrolase: protein MMKKTTFVFFILFGQLITGFSQSQDSLVLRKIYNESLAHGQAYNYLKVLCKQIGHRLSGSPAAEKAVLWAEKSMKDFGADTVFLQDVMVPHWIRGEKESASIISSKNNLSTPLNVLALGGSVGTEGNTLIANVVEVTSLDELDKLGIAKCAGKIVFINQRMDATEVMTFNAYGPAVAIRWAGAKKASPYNAIAVIVRSVNPSLDDFPHTGTLHYPDTIKKIPACAISTNDAEKLSAMLKSDHQLKIKLKMNCKQLPDAPSHNVIGEIKGTDSTAGYIVVGGHLDSWDTGEGAHDDGAGVVQAMEVLNLLKKAGIKTRHTIRAVAFMNEENGGKGGEHYAKNALEKNEKHLAAIESDCGGFTPRGFFLQGDSLKKEKIRSWKNLFEPYQIHSFNFNGGGADIGHLKNQNTFLLGLLPDTQRYFDIHHSPNDVFEHVNRRELQLGAATMASMIYLIDKYGLE from the coding sequence ATGATGAAAAAAACCACATTTGTTTTTTTTATTTTATTCGGTCAGTTAATAACCGGTTTTAGTCAGTCGCAAGATTCTTTGGTGCTTCGAAAAATATACAATGAATCGTTAGCGCACGGACAAGCTTATAATTATCTTAAAGTGTTGTGCAAACAAATTGGACACAGACTTAGCGGCTCTCCGGCAGCAGAGAAGGCTGTGTTATGGGCAGAAAAATCAATGAAAGATTTTGGCGCAGATACAGTTTTTTTACAAGATGTTATGGTGCCGCATTGGATAAGAGGTGAAAAAGAAAGTGCGTCCATAATTTCTTCAAAAAACAATCTGTCAACACCATTAAATGTTCTTGCTTTGGGAGGAAGTGTTGGTACTGAGGGAAATACCCTTATTGCCAACGTAGTGGAGGTTACTTCATTAGATGAGTTAGATAAATTAGGTATAGCAAAATGTGCAGGCAAAATAGTTTTTATCAATCAGCGCATGGATGCAACTGAAGTTATGACGTTTAATGCTTATGGACCTGCCGTTGCCATTCGTTGGGCTGGAGCAAAAAAGGCTTCACCATATAATGCTATTGCTGTAATTGTTCGCTCAGTAAATCCTTCATTAGACGATTTTCCACATACCGGAACATTACATTATCCGGACACAATTAAAAAGATACCCGCTTGTGCAATTAGCACCAATGATGCTGAAAAATTATCAGCAATGCTTAAAAGCGATCATCAGCTTAAAATAAAACTGAAGATGAATTGTAAACAACTTCCCGATGCACCATCGCACAATGTTATTGGTGAGATAAAAGGCACAGATTCAACGGCAGGATATATTGTTGTTGGCGGACATCTTGACTCTTGGGATACCGGTGAAGGGGCACATGATGATGGCGCAGGAGTGGTGCAAGCAATGGAAGTATTAAATCTTCTGAAAAAGGCCGGTATTAAAACACGTCACACAATCAGGGCTGTTGCATTTATGAATGAAGAAAACGGAGGAAAAGGTGGAGAACACTATGCAAAAAATGCGCTTGAGAAAAACGAAAAACATTTGGCAGCAATTGAATCCGATTGTGGAGGTTTTACTCCAAGAGGATTCTTTTTGCAAGGTGATTCATTAAAAAAGGAAAAAATCAGATCGTGGAAAAACCTTTTCGAACCCTATCAGATTCACAGTTTTAATTTTAATGGTGGAGGTGCAGACATCGGACATTTAAAAAATCAAAATACATTTTTGTTAGGTCTGCTACCCGACACGCAACGCTATTTTGATATTCACCATTCGCCAAATGATGTGTTTGAGCATGTTAACAGACGAGAATTGCAATTAGGTGCTGCTACAATGGCTTCCATGATTTATTTAATAGATAAATACGGTTTGGAGTAA
- a CDS encoding 4Fe-4S dicluster domain-containing protein has protein sequence MLLKETELKQNAALYHERQKNNSSDSPPIFLERKKEVFSDYDLATRRAAYYRWKSTESLDKLLITFEANAIKSGIKVLWAVDAIQAQAELNTVINKFQQSKIQINTCYNELETEKLILPLSANTKSKISICDAIFVSAEPAIVACLSDNNFSESDVKILLTSVDKLASSVNELELLMSLQSLQKSNSRKSFSLISNAGSNSHKQEVYVLIFDNGRSKLLESQTDRQMLHCIDCGICQAVCPITESIGTTGGNENNYGPPSYIRAVYDGGQREFGHYAGLCNMCGKCNVHCPVYIDFKNSFLHLRYENVQQKQRSQKERLFYMVWRKTMLKREFMNWKTVNPLRYAVETLFLKSKTGIRKLPQPATKSFNQMWRDKMGMK, from the coding sequence ATGTTGTTGAAAGAAACAGAGCTGAAACAAAATGCAGCACTTTACCATGAGCGTCAAAAGAATAATTCTTCTGATTCCCCACCAATATTTTTAGAAAGAAAAAAAGAAGTCTTTTCAGATTATGATCTGGCAACACGCAGAGCGGCATATTACCGCTGGAAAAGCACTGAAAGCCTCGACAAGCTGCTCATAACCTTTGAAGCCAATGCAATTAAATCAGGAATAAAAGTCTTATGGGCTGTTGATGCCATTCAGGCTCAAGCAGAACTCAATACTGTTATTAACAAGTTTCAACAAAGTAAAATTCAAATCAACACTTGTTATAACGAACTTGAAACCGAAAAATTAATCCTGCCTTTATCTGCCAATACAAAAAGTAAAATCAGTATTTGTGATGCAATTTTTGTTTCCGCAGAACCCGCAATAGTTGCCTGTTTATCGGATAATAATTTCTCTGAAAGCGATGTTAAAATATTACTTACCTCGGTTGATAAATTAGCTTCTTCTGTCAATGAACTTGAACTGCTTATGTCGCTGCAATCGCTTCAAAAAAGCAATTCAAGAAAGTCCTTTTCTTTAATTTCCAATGCCGGAAGTAACAGCCATAAACAGGAAGTTTATGTTTTGATTTTTGATAATGGACGAAGTAAATTATTAGAAAGTCAGACAGACAGACAAATGCTGCATTGCATTGATTGTGGGATATGTCAGGCTGTTTGCCCTATAACAGAAAGTATTGGTACAACGGGAGGCAATGAAAATAATTATGGCCCGCCATCATATATCAGAGCCGTTTATGATGGAGGACAACGCGAATTTGGCCATTATGCCGGGCTATGCAATATGTGTGGTAAATGCAATGTACATTGTCCTGTTTATATTGACTTTAAGAACTCATTTCTACATCTGCGTTATGAGAATGTTCAACAGAAACAACGCTCACAAAAGGAACGACTTTTTTATATGGTTTGGAGGAAAACTATGCTTAAGCGGGAGTTTATGAATTGGAAAACAGTTAATCCGTTACGCTATGCTGTTGAAACACTATTTCTAAAATCAAAAACAGGAATACGAAAACTGCCACAACCCGCTACAAAATCATTTAATCAGATGTGGCGCGATAAAATGGGAATGAAATAA
- a CDS encoding rhodanese-related sulfurtransferase — MQLRNLVSKQLLKQRLSEETFNRKTVSYYRYFNIEDVENFRNQLYIDFEALNIFGRIYVAAEGINAQISVPEHNWAVFKNYLEEQPLLKNMPLKIAVEDNGKSFYKLIVRIKSKIVADGLNDNAFDITNVGNHLTAKEFNEAMQQSGTIVVDMRNHYESEVGFFKDALKPDADTFRDALPQAIEMTKNNKDNKILLYCTGGIRCEKASAYFKHHGYKDVNQLYGGIIQYAREVKTENLENKFLGKNFVFDERMGERISHEIVSTCHQCGVHCDTHVNCANDDCHLLFIQCESCKTAFEGCCTPECKVIINLPEEEQKRLRKGRIKEHAHSVYKSRLRPDLKKILK; from the coding sequence ATGCAATTACGAAACCTTGTAAGTAAGCAACTCCTCAAACAGCGTCTCTCCGAAGAAACATTCAATAGAAAAACTGTTTCTTACTACAGATATTTTAATATTGAGGATGTTGAAAATTTCAGAAATCAACTTTATATCGACTTCGAAGCATTAAACATATTCGGCAGAATATATGTTGCAGCCGAGGGTATTAATGCTCAAATCAGTGTTCCTGAGCACAATTGGGCTGTTTTTAAAAATTATCTTGAAGAACAACCTCTGCTCAAAAACATGCCACTCAAAATTGCTGTTGAAGATAATGGCAAGTCATTCTACAAACTTATTGTCCGCATCAAATCAAAAATAGTTGCTGATGGTTTAAACGACAATGCATTTGATATAACAAATGTGGGTAATCATCTTACTGCTAAAGAGTTTAATGAGGCCATGCAGCAATCGGGAACCATTGTTGTTGATATGCGTAATCACTACGAAAGTGAAGTAGGTTTTTTTAAAGATGCTTTAAAGCCCGATGCTGATACATTTCGAGATGCACTACCACAAGCAATTGAAATGACAAAGAACAATAAAGACAATAAAATTTTATTGTACTGTACAGGCGGCATTCGTTGCGAAAAAGCAAGTGCCTATTTTAAGCATCATGGTTATAAGGATGTAAATCAACTTTATGGCGGCATCATCCAATATGCAAGAGAAGTAAAAACTGAAAATTTAGAAAATAAATTTCTGGGTAAGAATTTTGTGTTTGATGAAAGAATGGGTGAAAGAATAAGCCATGAAATTGTTAGTACATGTCATCAATGTGGAGTACACTGCGATACACACGTTAACTGCGCCAATGACGATTGTCACTTATTATTTATTCAGTGCGAGTCGTGTAAGACAGCTTTTGAGGGTTGCTGTACTCCCGAATGTAAAGTGATTATTAACCTTCCGGAAGAAGAACAAAAACGACTTCGTAAAGGACGCATAAAAGAACATGCCCATTCTGTTTACAAAAGCAGACTAAGACCTGATCTGAAAAAAATTCTGAAATAA
- the infB gene encoding translation initiation factor IF-2 — MSDEKKDVRLSKATKDLGVGIDHIIEFLNKNGIQVEKNPNTKISADAFFLLTKEFAPDMHARQEANEITREKQKRENTIIEVKDDSGKSGSESETDDELVDKLLSIKQQATEKQTTAKAKENTEKTTKSKTVKAEEPAPVAEVEKPAAPKEKTKEPEVVKAKANKLEGPKIQGKIDLESTDKKKKKTTKKEESIAEEPKKTTAKKKAEEAAIEEEPKKKKTTKKKEEEEVKQIDEVAAVTHEEPVSVVEVQPEIVIDNTPVVEQTDKTVTSETEPKTEDTTPPELFRTDREKLTGPTILGKINLPVDPPKKKPVATSSEDDRKKKRKRKDKKVDIGKTGSQPHQGNAPRTGGGQRPGGGHGDFKRRNDFRNKPAEAKPEVTDKEIQDQIKATLARLSGGGKSKSSKLKKLKREQAQEELQSQLEQESNEKKVIKVTEFVTASELSKLLGVPINQIISTCMSLGMVVSINQRLDAETLSVVVEEFGATVEFVSVEVQEAIKEVEDKPEDLKPRAPIVTVMGHVDHGKTSLLDYVRKTNVISGEAGGITQHIGAYEVQLDSGKKIAFLDTPGHEAFTAMRARGAKITDVAIIVIAADDSVMPQTIEAINHAQAAGVPIVFAINKIDKPGANPEKIKEQLSKMNILVEDWGGKFQVQEISAKQGLNVDLLLEKVLLEAELLDLKANPNKNAIGTVVESSLDKGRGYIATVLVQSGTLKIGDVVLAGCYSGRVKAMFNERGNKRNNAGPATPVLILGLNGAPQAGDQFNVMDDEREAREIANKRLQLQREQGIRTHKHITLDEIGRRLAVGNFKELNVIVKGDVDGSIEALADSLLKLSTAEVQVNVIHKSVGAITESDVLLASASNAIIVGFQVRPSVNARKLAEKEEIEIRLYSIIYDAINEIKAAMEGMLAPEFEEKIVCNIEVRETFKIPKVGTIAGCMVLDGKMTRNTAIRVIRDGIVAYSGKLASLKRFKDDVKEVSAGFECGLNIEGYNDIKVGDIIEGYEQVAVKRTLTV; from the coding sequence ATGTCAGACGAGAAAAAAGACGTACGCTTAAGTAAAGCCACCAAAGATTTGGGTGTGGGTATTGACCACATTATTGAATTTCTGAATAAGAATGGAATTCAAGTGGAAAAGAACCCTAATACCAAAATCAGTGCTGATGCTTTTTTTCTGCTGACGAAAGAGTTTGCACCTGATATGCATGCACGTCAGGAAGCCAACGAAATTACACGCGAAAAACAAAAACGCGAAAACACCATCATTGAAGTAAAAGATGATTCCGGCAAATCCGGTTCTGAATCGGAAACTGATGATGAGTTGGTTGATAAACTACTTAGTATAAAACAACAAGCAACAGAAAAACAAACTACAGCAAAGGCAAAAGAAAACACAGAGAAAACAACTAAGTCAAAGACTGTTAAAGCAGAAGAACCTGCACCTGTTGCAGAAGTAGAAAAACCGGCTGCACCAAAAGAAAAAACAAAAGAGCCTGAAGTTGTTAAAGCTAAAGCCAACAAGCTTGAGGGTCCGAAAATTCAGGGTAAGATAGATCTTGAAAGTACAGACAAGAAAAAGAAAAAAACCACCAAGAAAGAGGAAAGCATTGCTGAAGAACCAAAGAAAACTACAGCAAAGAAAAAAGCAGAAGAAGCGGCTATAGAAGAAGAACCAAAGAAAAAGAAAACAACTAAGAAAAAAGAAGAGGAAGAAGTAAAACAAATTGATGAAGTAGCGGCAGTAACCCATGAGGAACCTGTTTCAGTTGTTGAGGTACAACCTGAAATTGTTATTGACAATACACCCGTTGTTGAACAAACCGACAAAACTGTTACTTCAGAAACCGAACCAAAAACTGAAGATACAACGCCCCCAGAATTATTCAGAACGGATCGGGAGAAGTTGACAGGGCCAACTATTTTAGGTAAGATAAACCTGCCTGTTGATCCGCCAAAGAAAAAGCCTGTTGCCACATCATCTGAAGACGACAGGAAGAAAAAGAGAAAAAGAAAAGATAAGAAGGTTGATATTGGAAAAACCGGCAGCCAACCGCATCAGGGTAATGCGCCACGAACAGGTGGTGGACAAAGGCCCGGTGGAGGACATGGTGATTTTAAACGCAGGAATGATTTCCGTAATAAACCGGCCGAAGCAAAGCCTGAAGTTACCGATAAGGAAATTCAAGATCAGATTAAAGCTACATTAGCAAGGCTAAGTGGTGGAGGAAAGTCAAAATCATCTAAACTTAAAAAACTTAAACGCGAACAAGCTCAGGAAGAATTACAATCACAACTAGAGCAGGAAAGCAACGAAAAGAAAGTGATTAAAGTAACCGAGTTTGTAACGGCCAGCGAATTGTCGAAGTTACTTGGTGTACCTATTAATCAGATTATATCAACTTGTATGAGTCTGGGTATGGTTGTATCCATCAACCAGCGCTTAGATGCAGAAACACTTAGTGTAGTTGTCGAAGAGTTTGGTGCAACTGTTGAATTCGTTTCAGTAGAAGTACAGGAAGCCATTAAAGAAGTAGAAGACAAGCCCGAAGACTTGAAGCCACGTGCACCTATTGTAACTGTAATGGGTCACGTAGATCATGGAAAGACGTCTTTGTTGGATTATGTCAGAAAAACGAATGTTATTTCCGGAGAAGCCGGTGGAATAACACAGCATATAGGTGCTTATGAAGTGCAACTTGACAGTGGTAAGAAAATAGCTTTTCTTGATACACCCGGTCACGAAGCATTTACAGCTATGCGTGCACGCGGTGCAAAAATTACCGATGTTGCCATTATAGTAATTGCAGCAGATGACAGTGTAATGCCACAGACCATTGAGGCAATAAACCATGCACAGGCAGCAGGTGTTCCTATTGTTTTTGCAATAAATAAAATTGATAAGCCGGGAGCTAATCCTGAAAAAATTAAGGAACAGCTGTCTAAAATGAATATATTGGTAGAAGATTGGGGAGGTAAATTTCAGGTGCAGGAGATAAGTGCTAAACAAGGATTGAATGTTGACCTATTACTTGAAAAAGTTTTGCTTGAAGCGGAGTTACTCGATCTTAAAGCCAATCCAAATAAAAATGCTATTGGTACCGTTGTAGAATCATCATTAGATAAAGGGCGAGGCTACATTGCAACGGTGCTGGTTCAATCCGGTACATTGAAGATTGGAGATGTAGTTCTTGCTGGATGTTACAGCGGACGTGTGAAAGCAATGTTCAACGAGCGTGGAAACAAGAGAAACAATGCGGGACCGGCAACACCGGTTTTGATTCTCGGACTTAATGGTGCGCCACAAGCCGGTGATCAGTTTAACGTGATGGATGATGAAAGAGAAGCCAGAGAAATTGCCAACAAACGATTGCAGTTGCAGCGCGAACAAGGTATTCGTACACACAAGCATATTACACTTGATGAAATAGGAAGACGTTTGGCCGTTGGAAACTTTAAAGAACTAAATGTAATTGTAAAAGGTGATGTGGATGGCTCTATTGAAGCTCTTGCCGATTCATTACTTAAGCTTTCCACAGCAGAAGTACAGGTTAATGTTATTCACAAATCAGTTGGTGCCATAACAGAATCTGATGTTCTTTTAGCATCAGCATCAAATGCCATCATTGTTGGCTTCCAGGTGCGTCCTTCAGTAAATGCCCGCAAACTTGCAGAAAAAGAAGAGATTGAAATAAGGCTTTACAGCATTATTTATGACGCTATCAATGAAATTAAAGCGGCTATGGAAGGCATGCTTGCTCCAGAGTTTGAAGAAAAAATTGTCTGCAATATTGAAGTGCGTGAAACATTTAAGATACCTAAAGTTGGAACCATTGCAGGCTGTATGGTACTTGATGGAAAAATGACAAGAAATACTGCCATCAGAGTTATTCGTGATGGTATTGTAGCCTATTCCGGCAAACTGGCATCACTTAAACGTTTTAAAGATGATGTAAAAGAAGTTTCTGCCGGCTTTGAGTGTGGATTGAACATAGAAGGGTACAATGATATTAAAGTAGGCGACATCATTGAAGGCTATGAGCAGGTTGCAGTAAAACGAACGCTAACAGTATAA
- the nusA gene encoding transcription termination factor NusA — protein MDHAVLIESFSEFKDSKNIDRATLMSIMEDVFRAMVRKKFGEDNNIDVVINTDKGDVEMYRNRTIVEDGMVEDENTQIALSDALKIESDFEVGEDVTEQILLDDFGRRAVLAARQNLVARIMELEKESIYQKYKDRVGEIVTGEVYQVWKKEIMVIDDEGNELSLPKNEQIPADFFKKGDTVRAVVLRVEMQGGSPKIILSRTAPVFLERLFELEVPEVFDGLITIKNIVREPGERAKVAVESYDDRIDPVGACVGMKGSRIHGIVRELRNENIDVINFTNNLSLYIQRALSPAKIAEIKLDDENKKAAVYMKPDQVSLAIGKGGNNIKLAGKLTGFEIDVYRDSDVEDDEDVDLDEFTDEIEPWIIEEFKKIGCDSAKDVLAISIDDLVKRTDLEEETIREVVRILNEEFE, from the coding sequence ATGGATCATGCCGTCCTTATAGAATCATTCAGTGAGTTTAAAGACTCCAAAAACATTGATCGTGCTACACTAATGAGTATCATGGAAGACGTATTCCGTGCTATGGTCAGAAAAAAATTTGGTGAAGACAACAATATAGATGTTGTAATCAATACCGATAAAGGTGATGTGGAAATGTACAGAAACCGAACCATTGTAGAAGATGGTATGGTTGAAGATGAAAACACACAAATAGCTTTAAGCGATGCACTAAAAATTGAATCGGACTTTGAAGTTGGTGAAGATGTTACAGAACAGATTCTTCTTGATGACTTCGGTCGCAGGGCTGTACTTGCTGCACGTCAGAATTTAGTAGCCAGAATTATGGAGCTTGAGAAAGAATCCATCTATCAGAAATACAAAGATCGTGTAGGTGAAATAGTTACCGGTGAGGTTTATCAGGTTTGGAAAAAAGAAATCATGGTAATTGATGATGAAGGTAATGAGCTATCACTACCAAAAAATGAACAGATTCCTGCTGACTTCTTTAAAAAAGGTGATACTGTGCGAGCCGTAGTTCTTCGAGTAGAAATGCAAGGTGGAAGCCCAAAAATTATTTTATCACGCACCGCACCGGTATTTCTTGAGCGTTTGTTTGAACTTGAGGTACCTGAAGTGTTTGACGGCTTAATTACAATAAAAAACATTGTTCGCGAGCCCGGAGAACGTGCCAAGGTTGCTGTTGAGTCTTATGATGACAGAATTGATCCTGTTGGTGCCTGTGTAGGTATGAAAGGTTCGCGAATTCATGGCATTGTTCGTGAATTACGCAACGAAAATATTGATGTTATAAATTTCACAAACAATTTATCTCTTTACATTCAGCGTGCTTTAAGCCCGGCAAAAATTGCGGAAATAAAGCTTGATGACGAAAACAAAAAAGCAGCTGTATATATGAAACCCGATCAGGTTTCATTAGCCATCGGTAAAGGAGGTAACAATATTAAGTTGGCGGGTAAACTCACCGGATTTGAAATTGATGTTTACCGTGATTCTGACGTTGAGGACGATGAAGATGTTGATTTGGATGAGTTTACTGATGAAATTGAACCATGGATAATTGAAGAGTTCAAAAAAATTGGTTGTGACTCTGCTAAAGATGTTCTTGCCATCTCTATTGACGATTTGGTAAAACGCACCGACCTTGAAGAAGAAACTATTCGTGAAGTTGTAAGAATCCTGAATGAAGAGTTTGAATAA